From Aristaeella lactis, the proteins below share one genomic window:
- a CDS encoding aminoglycoside adenylyltransferase domain-containing protein: protein MNTAEQINEKSTGNTDAGMNALTGLFVKCSREILKENLMGVYLHGSAVMGCYQPKKSDLDFMVVVKENMTDADKRAFMDSVIRLDAAGPAKGIEMSIVIRNVCDPFVYPTPFILHYSRMHTAWYRRDPEDYIWKMNGTDSDLAAHFSVIRGRGVCLYGLPIAEVFGEVPEEDYLDAMWDDIGGAEEEITENPMYLILNLPRVLAWLKEKKILSKKEGGEWGLGSLPEAYHPLLRSALKEYAEGINEQYDPETAKRYAAYMLEQIRAEKEQNKGD, encoded by the coding sequence GAACAGATCAACGAAAAAAGCACAGGGAACACGGATGCCGGCATGAACGCCCTGACCGGCCTGTTTGTGAAGTGCTCCCGGGAAATCCTGAAGGAGAACCTGATGGGTGTCTATCTGCATGGCTCCGCTGTGATGGGATGCTACCAGCCGAAAAAGAGTGACCTGGACTTCATGGTGGTCGTGAAGGAAAACATGACGGACGCGGATAAGCGGGCTTTTATGGACAGCGTCATCAGGCTGGACGCGGCGGGGCCTGCCAAAGGCATTGAAATGAGCATTGTGATCCGGAATGTATGCGATCCGTTCGTGTACCCGACGCCGTTTATCCTGCATTATTCGAGGATGCATACGGCATGGTACCGGCGGGATCCGGAAGATTATATCTGGAAGATGAACGGGACCGACAGTGACCTGGCGGCTCACTTTTCCGTGATCCGGGGCAGGGGTGTATGCCTGTACGGCCTGCCGATCGCGGAAGTGTTCGGAGAAGTGCCGGAAGAGGACTACCTGGACGCCATGTGGGATGACATCGGCGGGGCGGAGGAAGAGATCACGGAGAATCCGATGTACCTGATCCTGAACCTGCCGCGGGTACTGGCCTGGCTGAAGGAGAAGAAGATCCTGTCCAAGAAGGAAGGCGGAGAATGGGGGCTCGGCAGCCTGCCGGAGGCCTACCATCCGCTGCTCCGGTCCGCTCTGAAGGAATACGCGGAAGGCATAAATGAACAGTATGACCCGGAAACGGCAAAGCGCTACGCGGCTTACATGCTGGAGCAGATCCGGGCCGAAAAAGAACAAAATAAAGGAGATTAA
- a CDS encoding GNAT family N-acetyltransferase, whose product MIYYQDDELVIRDMEEADGQAFVDEFTAQGWHPSLAYYQMRMKERAEGKCAALTAVYQGKQAGYVYLFLEAEEGPFAGKGWPIIVDFNVLKKYQRKGIGGRLMDAAEQIASQYSDTVCLGVGLCDSYGSAQRMYVKRGYIPDGSGMWYQDRQCVQYETVCTVDDDLVLFFAKKLPEAHPGKNEKN is encoded by the coding sequence GTGATCTATTATCAGGATGACGAGCTGGTGATCCGCGACATGGAAGAAGCGGACGGACAGGCTTTTGTGGATGAATTTACGGCCCAGGGATGGCATCCCAGCCTTGCCTATTACCAGATGAGGATGAAGGAACGGGCCGAGGGGAAATGCGCGGCCCTGACAGCGGTATACCAGGGAAAGCAGGCCGGATATGTATACCTGTTCCTGGAAGCGGAGGAAGGTCCGTTTGCGGGAAAAGGCTGGCCGATCATTGTGGATTTCAATGTGCTGAAAAAGTACCAGCGGAAGGGAATCGGCGGCCGGCTGATGGACGCGGCGGAACAGATCGCGTCACAGTATTCTGATACGGTCTGCCTGGGGGTCGGCCTGTGTGATTCCTACGGCAGCGCCCAGAGGATGTATGTGAAGCGCGGATATATTCCGGACGGCTCCGGCATGTGGTATCAGGACAGGCAATGCGTGCAGTATGAGACGGTCTGCACCGTGGATGACGATCTGGTTCTGTTTTTCGCCAAGAAGCTGCCTGAAGCGCATCCCGGAAAGAACGAAAAAAACTGA
- a CDS encoding metallophosphoesterase family protein codes for MKIAVISDIHGNLPALEAVLRDAEKRGIAEFIFAGDYCLSGPYPDACISAVRQVRNKHIIRGNEERYLENLIGKDQRNWTDGQMQISYWCFRNIAPENLRYLTGLPHTLDFSIGGARIHLAHSLENWISDCEFRLFGPDVIAKQFADTQLLPDTLSGHIRSLLERDPAFQDALSGLEEGIYLFGHTHVQWSYKVSGRNVYLVNPGSCGLPLDGIIDSVPYAVLTIRESGEMEIENVRIPFDKQQYADQLKTTTQFTEANVWSRVILRELMTAREHLTFFLEYAEQFARKINDSRRPYSVETWESAYKAWEQDLLQKA; via the coding sequence ATGAAGATTGCTGTCATATCGGATATCCACGGGAACCTTCCCGCCCTGGAAGCGGTGCTCCGGGACGCGGAAAAACGCGGAATAGCGGAATTTATCTTTGCCGGAGACTACTGCCTCAGCGGTCCGTATCCGGACGCCTGCATTTCGGCCGTCCGGCAGGTCAGGAATAAGCATATCATCCGGGGCAACGAGGAACGGTATCTGGAAAACCTGATCGGAAAAGACCAGCGAAACTGGACCGACGGCCAGATGCAGATATCCTACTGGTGTTTCAGGAATATCGCGCCGGAAAACCTGCGTTATCTGACCGGGCTTCCGCATACCCTGGATTTCAGCATCGGCGGTGCCCGTATTCATCTTGCCCATTCCCTGGAAAACTGGATCTCTGACTGTGAGTTCAGGCTTTTCGGTCCGGATGTCATTGCAAAGCAGTTTGCGGATACACAGCTTCTTCCTGATACGCTCTCCGGTCATATCCGCAGCCTCCTGGAACGGGATCCGGCTTTTCAGGACGCCCTTTCCGGGCTGGAGGAAGGGATCTATCTCTTCGGACATACCCACGTTCAGTGGAGTTATAAAGTGTCCGGCAGAAACGTTTATCTGGTGAATCCCGGTTCCTGCGGCCTCCCTCTGGACGGAATCATTGATTCAGTTCCCTACGCTGTTCTGACGATCCGGGAAAGCGGAGAGATGGAAATTGAAAATGTCAGGATTCCCTTTGACAAACAGCAGTACGCGGATCAGCTGAAAACCACAACGCAGTTCACGGAAGCGAATGTCTGGAGCAGGGTGATCCTCAGGGAACTGATGACCGCCCGGGAACATCTGACCTTCTTCCTGGAATACGCGGAACAGTTCGCCCGGAAGATCAACGATTCCCGCAGGCCCTATTCCGTCGAAACCTGGGAAAGCGCGTATAAGGCATGGGAACAGGATCTCCTTCAGAAAGCCTGA
- a CDS encoding APH(3') family aminoglycoside O-phosphotransferase, translating into MPHLSGNFEHIPDSIAAILGNRTGMMDELGKSRAQVVLFEDYVLKIRPENGWDTEDTKILRWLAGKVPVPQVAAHAVQDGMDWLLMTRMKGKVLCDPSVMEKPTLLLDCMAEALHALWDIPVENCPFERTVKANLANAEATILAGRFDASDSEPETFGPGGFENPMALLEWLKANLPPQDRMVTHGDFCLPNLFTDGKRFTGFIDVGNAGVGDRWQDLALGWRSLKHNCDGHYGKVYPGINPDDLFRAAGVEKDEEKLRYYILLDELN; encoded by the coding sequence TTGCCGCATTTGTCAGGAAACTTTGAACATATCCCGGATTCCATTGCCGCAATCCTCGGGAACCGGACCGGAATGATGGACGAATTGGGGAAATCCAGGGCACAGGTGGTGCTTTTTGAGGATTATGTGCTGAAGATCCGCCCGGAAAACGGCTGGGATACAGAAGATACAAAGATCCTCCGGTGGCTTGCCGGAAAAGTGCCTGTCCCGCAGGTGGCAGCCCATGCGGTACAGGACGGAATGGACTGGCTGCTGATGACCCGGATGAAAGGAAAAGTACTGTGCGATCCTTCCGTGATGGAAAAACCGACGCTGCTGCTGGACTGCATGGCGGAAGCACTGCACGCGTTATGGGACATTCCTGTGGAAAACTGTCCGTTTGAGCGGACTGTGAAAGCAAATCTTGCCAATGCTGAAGCAACGATCCTGGCCGGACGGTTTGACGCTTCCGACAGTGAACCGGAGACCTTTGGACCGGGCGGATTTGAAAACCCGATGGCCCTGCTGGAATGGCTGAAAGCCAACCTGCCGCCGCAGGACCGGATGGTGACGCACGGCGACTTCTGCCTGCCGAACCTGTTCACAGACGGGAAACGGTTTACAGGCTTCATTGACGTTGGCAACGCGGGTGTCGGGGACCGATGGCAGGACCTGGCTCTGGGCTGGCGGAGCCTGAAACACAACTGCGACGGACACTACGGGAAAGTCTATCCGGGGATTAATCCGGATGACCTGTTCCGGGCAGCCGGCGTAGAGAAAGATGAGGAAAAACTGCGGTATTATATCCTGCTGGACGAACTGAACTGA